In one window of Puniceicoccaceae bacterium DNA:
- a CDS encoding valine--tRNA ligase gives MAIESKAYRPENVESHWYEKWMTSGHFRGVANNSQPPYSIVIPPPNVTGVLTMGHVLNNTIQDVLVRDARQRGCNAMWLPGTDHAGIATQTRVERELRKSGKTRHDLGREKFLDLAVQWRDKHGGIILKQLQSLGASCDWDRTVHTLDEPYSKAVLTAFVELFKRGYIYRGKRMVNWCPVSLTALSDEEVIMKPQKGKLYKMRYAIAELPGEYIHISTTRPETLMGDTAVAVHPEDPRYQHLIGKHAIRPFPQAEIPIIADTHVEREFGTGALKVTPAHDKADFEIGQRHNLEVIDVFHPDGTLNELAGAPFVGMDRFQAREVAAAELERLGLLIETEDYENNVGFSERADVPIEPRLSEQWFLRYPKVSEAKRAVQKGFIRFHPERWEKTYLHWLDNIQDWCISRQLWWGHRIPVWYRKGADRSQPENWHVSLEGPGDPENWEQDEDVLDTWASSWLWPFATLGWPDDAAAAQQGLSTFYPTSALVTGPDIIFFWVARMIMAGLEFMGPEKTQLSDSEIQERIPFRDVYFTGIIRDIQGRKMSKSLGNSPDPLDLIAKYGADGLRFSILNTAPIGQDIRFSEESVEQGRNFCNKIWNACRFRQMSGESADNSSTEAILARIAASTLDEIDVDLLHRLLRTMDQVTGAMKDYQFTQITHALYAFFWTDFCDWYVEACKTKLKDERTREGCLAVQDLVIREFLRLLHPVCPFITEELWHLMEYGSDDQFLANSPTLSAAQLREQLAGIGIGGFDAATASIDAIRETITIVRSLKAEFNLSSNRNVRFVCVANAESDSVETHLTTLKNLIGMGEVALQSEAPEQMPAVVTPLGSWYLDLSGAIDVDKERERIGKETDKLKGIIRGIEAKLANASFVDNAPEAVVAGARRQLEENQSKLEQLEAMLAKLG, from the coding sequence ATGGCCATCGAAAGCAAAGCGTACCGTCCTGAAAACGTCGAATCCCACTGGTATGAAAAGTGGATGACTTCCGGACACTTTCGGGGTGTTGCAAACAACTCGCAGCCCCCCTATTCCATCGTCATTCCACCGCCAAATGTAACGGGGGTGCTGACGATGGGCCATGTGCTCAATAATACCATACAGGATGTGCTCGTGAGGGACGCCCGCCAGCGCGGTTGCAATGCCATGTGGTTGCCCGGCACCGATCATGCGGGCATCGCAACGCAGACCCGCGTGGAGCGCGAACTACGCAAATCGGGAAAGACCCGCCACGATCTCGGACGGGAAAAATTCCTCGATCTTGCGGTGCAATGGCGAGACAAACACGGTGGCATTATTCTCAAGCAACTGCAAAGTCTCGGTGCCTCGTGTGACTGGGACCGCACCGTTCACACTCTCGACGAACCCTATAGCAAAGCTGTTCTGACCGCCTTTGTGGAGTTGTTCAAGCGCGGCTACATCTACCGAGGCAAGCGCATGGTAAACTGGTGCCCCGTCAGCCTCACAGCGCTCTCCGATGAGGAGGTCATCATGAAGCCCCAAAAGGGTAAGCTCTACAAGATGCGCTATGCGATCGCGGAGTTGCCCGGAGAGTACATCCACATCTCCACCACCCGTCCCGAAACCCTCATGGGCGACACTGCGGTTGCAGTGCATCCGGAGGATCCACGCTACCAGCACTTGATCGGTAAACACGCGATTCGCCCCTTCCCTCAGGCCGAAATCCCCATCATTGCCGACACTCACGTGGAACGCGAATTTGGCACCGGGGCACTCAAGGTGACCCCGGCCCACGACAAGGCAGACTTTGAGATCGGTCAACGCCACAACCTTGAGGTCATCGACGTATTCCACCCCGATGGCACACTGAACGAACTCGCGGGTGCTCCCTTTGTCGGCATGGACCGCTTTCAGGCACGCGAAGTCGCCGCCGCAGAGTTGGAACGCCTGGGGCTGCTGATCGAAACCGAGGACTACGAAAACAATGTTGGTTTTTCCGAGCGCGCCGATGTGCCCATCGAGCCGCGTCTGTCGGAACAGTGGTTCCTGCGCTACCCCAAGGTCTCCGAAGCCAAGCGCGCGGTGCAGAAGGGCTTCATTCGCTTCCATCCCGAGCGCTGGGAAAAAACCTATCTGCACTGGCTCGACAACATTCAGGACTGGTGCATCAGCCGCCAGCTCTGGTGGGGGCATCGCATACCTGTCTGGTACCGCAAGGGAGCCGACCGCTCCCAACCGGAAAACTGGCATGTCAGTCTTGAGGGTCCCGGTGACCCGGAGAACTGGGAGCAGGATGAGGATGTGCTCGACACTTGGGCATCATCCTGGCTCTGGCCCTTTGCCACATTGGGCTGGCCCGATGATGCAGCAGCTGCACAGCAGGGGTTATCGACGTTCTATCCGACTTCCGCACTCGTCACTGGCCCCGACATCATCTTTTTCTGGGTGGCCCGCATGATCATGGCCGGACTCGAGTTCATGGGTCCGGAAAAAACCCAGCTCAGCGACAGCGAGATTCAGGAGCGCATCCCGTTCCGCGATGTTTATTTCACCGGCATCATCCGGGATATTCAGGGACGCAAGATGTCCAAGTCCCTGGGTAATTCCCCCGATCCGCTCGACCTGATTGCCAAATACGGTGCCGATGGACTGCGCTTTTCGATCCTCAACACCGCTCCCATCGGACAGGATATCCGGTTCTCCGAGGAAAGCGTCGAACAGGGGCGCAATTTCTGCAACAAGATCTGGAATGCCTGCCGTTTTCGACAGATGTCGGGTGAATCTGCTGATAATTCCTCGACCGAAGCGATCCTCGCACGCATCGCTGCTTCAACGCTTGATGAAATTGATGTGGATCTGCTGCACCGTCTGCTGCGCACCATGGACCAGGTCACGGGTGCGATGAAGGACTATCAGTTCACCCAGATCACCCATGCGCTCTACGCGTTTTTCTGGACCGATTTCTGCGACTGGTATGTCGAAGCATGCAAAACCAAACTCAAGGATGAACGCACGCGCGAAGGTTGCCTGGCCGTGCAGGATCTCGTCATCCGTGAATTTTTGCGCCTGCTGCATCCGGTATGCCCGTTCATCACCGAAGAACTCTGGCACCTGATGGAGTATGGCAGCGACGACCAGTTCCTCGCCAACAGTCCAACGCTCAGTGCAGCGCAACTGCGGGAGCAGCTGGCAGGGATTGGAATCGGCGGATTTGATGCTGCAACGGCTTCCATTGATGCCATCCGCGAAACCATCACGATCGTGCGTTCGCTCAAGGCCGAATTCAATCTCAGTTCGAATCGCAATGTTCGCTTCGTCTGCGTTGCGAACGCAGAAAGCGATTCGGTCGAAACCCATCTGACCACCCTGAAGAATCTCATCGGCATGGGTGAGGTGGCACTTCAATCTGAGGCACCCGAACAAATGCCCGCCGTCGTGACACCCCTTGGAAGCTGGTATCTTGACCTGAGTGGGGCGATTGATGTCGACAAGGAACGCGAGCGAATCGGCAAGGAAACCGACAAACTCAAGGGCATCATCCGTGGTATTGAAGCCAAGCTGGCCAACGCATCCTTTGTCGACAATGCTCCCGAGGCGGTCGTTGCGGGTGCACGTCGCCAGCTCGAGGAAAACCAGTCGAAACTGGAGCAGCTCGAAGCCATGCTCGCCAAGCTGGGCTGA
- a CDS encoding DUF294 nucleotidyltransferase-like domain-containing protein encodes MLKLNDPLYRRIRNHANQAIRLLPEIPAKDRLKAYKQFLKLERQMIARHHRKGDSGLQVARCGAVLVDVMLESIMRTAVLTHSERQGTLPCQFALLGLGGYGRGELNPLSDVDIMFLFPDKANSAQLATMKQILTDEVLYPMWDLGFKVGHSTRSVKECIDEAQADYKTRNSLLESRRILGSATVHQEMEGEYRRFLDSMDIRPYLEEMIQMQEDRRSQYGGSVFAPEPNVKNGVGGLRDYQGVQWLLHLMYGRAKFKTLYTHDNLFARDMREFEEAYDFQLRVRSELHFNSRRATDELTLSMQRLAAVNLGYQGNAIEQVEHLMKDYYFHARNSLRVARSVEQRVLETYDATRAKRRRLFRLSVKKVQRLEVDGFVIESDRISVANETDFMADPMAMLRLFELIQAKQVKPTIDTQRLVAANLPKLTGKLLKRPDFCCRLAQLFTQPGRVFPVLEEMYNAGFLARVIPEFEMLHCLVQHDHFMVRYAEDQKVLKSIQRLDAVVCDPQHRHRSFLPEPPDGASLNELYWILLLFSLRFPGLSSGVADTPMRKGADVGAILKRLQVEPEMAKRILTFIDKHRNVARFWQRVDPDDSRFIQKIANILNDHETARFSIWFHYCDSLGRNAQYWQVHSLETLSSIYSEVIRQLELEPQHHESGNATTENRSAMTRMEIKDQAIPGVGVDEIDAHFQLLPVRYFETRSVEDVELHISLVHRLLETIRSADSLGSLKPVVEWQDDAVGGFSVITVVTWDRSGLFYKLAGAISAAGMNILKARAISREDHIAIDTFYVSHGKSGLVESEQVRAAFEHSIETILVQGEKALELVREQYELSQKKASMLAQNPFDAAFPVRVDLYFDEELRQIVADYQGKDRIGLLYRVSRTLSKEGLNIDSVRIATNNGIATGTLLLSDENRKRKIDAERLEAIRERLIAILSSENWLAA; translated from the coding sequence ATGCTGAAACTCAACGACCCGCTCTATCGACGTATTCGCAATCATGCGAATCAGGCGATTCGTCTATTGCCGGAGATCCCTGCAAAAGATCGGCTCAAAGCCTACAAGCAGTTCCTCAAACTCGAGCGACAGATGATCGCACGACATCATCGAAAGGGGGATTCCGGTCTTCAGGTGGCTCGTTGTGGTGCAGTGCTGGTGGACGTGATGCTGGAATCCATCATGCGCACGGCGGTTCTGACCCATTCCGAGCGACAGGGAACGCTGCCGTGCCAGTTTGCACTGCTGGGGCTGGGCGGATACGGGCGTGGGGAGTTGAACCCGTTGTCCGACGTGGACATCATGTTTCTGTTTCCAGACAAGGCAAATTCTGCGCAGCTCGCGACCATGAAGCAGATTCTTACGGACGAAGTCCTGTATCCGATGTGGGACTTGGGCTTTAAAGTGGGTCACAGCACGCGTTCGGTGAAGGAGTGCATTGATGAGGCGCAGGCGGACTACAAGACCCGGAATTCGCTGCTGGAAAGCCGCCGCATCCTGGGGTCGGCAACGGTTCACCAGGAAATGGAAGGGGAGTATCGTCGGTTCCTGGACAGCATGGATATTCGTCCCTATCTGGAGGAAATGATCCAGATGCAGGAGGATCGGCGCTCCCAGTATGGTGGCAGTGTATTTGCTCCGGAACCCAATGTGAAAAACGGAGTGGGCGGGCTACGGGACTATCAGGGTGTGCAGTGGTTGTTGCACCTGATGTATGGGCGGGCAAAATTCAAGACCCTTTACACCCACGACAACCTCTTTGCGAGGGACATGCGGGAGTTTGAAGAAGCCTATGATTTTCAGTTGCGGGTGCGTAGCGAGCTGCACTTCAACAGCCGACGTGCGACTGATGAGCTGACCCTTTCCATGCAGCGACTGGCAGCGGTCAATCTTGGGTATCAGGGCAACGCCATCGAGCAGGTTGAGCACTTGATGAAGGATTATTATTTTCACGCCCGCAACAGCCTGAGGGTGGCACGCTCCGTGGAGCAGCGCGTGCTCGAGACCTATGATGCGACGCGCGCCAAGCGCCGACGCCTGTTCCGACTGTCGGTGAAAAAAGTACAGCGCCTGGAAGTGGATGGGTTTGTCATTGAAAGTGACCGCATCTCAGTCGCAAATGAAACCGATTTCATGGCGGACCCGATGGCGATGCTGCGCTTGTTTGAGCTGATTCAGGCAAAGCAGGTTAAACCCACCATCGACACGCAGCGACTGGTTGCCGCGAACCTGCCCAAGCTGACCGGAAAGCTGCTGAAGCGTCCGGATTTCTGCTGCCGACTGGCCCAGTTGTTCACTCAGCCCGGTCGTGTCTTTCCGGTGCTGGAGGAAATGTACAACGCAGGGTTTCTAGCGCGGGTCATTCCCGAATTTGAGATGCTGCACTGCCTGGTGCAGCACGATCATTTCATGGTGCGCTATGCGGAAGATCAGAAAGTGCTCAAATCGATCCAGCGACTGGATGCGGTAGTGTGCGATCCGCAGCACCGCCATCGTTCGTTTTTGCCGGAACCGCCAGATGGAGCATCGCTCAATGAGCTGTATTGGATACTGTTGTTGTTTTCGCTCCGCTTTCCCGGCCTCTCCTCTGGCGTGGCGGATACTCCGATGCGAAAGGGCGCTGATGTGGGGGCGATTCTGAAACGGTTGCAGGTCGAACCCGAGATGGCGAAGCGAATCCTGACATTTATTGACAAGCATCGAAATGTGGCACGCTTCTGGCAGCGTGTGGATCCTGATGACTCTCGATTTATCCAGAAAATTGCCAACATCCTCAACGATCATGAAACCGCACGTTTTTCGATCTGGTTTCACTACTGCGACTCCCTCGGACGCAATGCACAATACTGGCAAGTGCACTCTCTGGAGACGCTCTCGAGCATCTATTCCGAGGTGATTCGACAACTGGAACTGGAGCCCCAACACCATGAATCTGGGAATGCAACCACGGAGAACCGCTCAGCCATGACGCGAATGGAAATCAAGGATCAGGCGATTCCTGGTGTGGGTGTCGATGAGATCGACGCACATTTTCAGTTGCTGCCTGTGCGTTATTTTGAAACACGCAGCGTCGAAGATGTAGAATTGCACATTTCGCTGGTGCACCGCCTGCTGGAGACCATTCGATCTGCGGATTCGCTGGGCAGCCTCAAGCCCGTCGTCGAGTGGCAGGATGATGCTGTGGGTGGATTCAGCGTGATCACGGTGGTCACCTGGGATCGCTCGGGACTGTTTTACAAACTTGCGGGTGCCATCAGTGCTGCGGGCATGAACATTCTGAAAGCCCGCGCGATTTCGCGAGAAGACCACATTGCGATCGATACCTTCTATGTCAGTCATGGGAAATCAGGGTTGGTCGAAAGTGAGCAGGTCCGTGCTGCATTCGAACATTCGATTGAAACGATATTGGTTCAGGGAGAGAAAGCGCTCGAACTCGTTCGTGAGCAGTATGAACTCAGTCAGAAAAAGGCATCCATGCTCGCACAAAATCCATTTGATGCCGCTTTCCCGGTGCGGGTGGATCTTTATTTTGACGAGGAGTTGCGGCAGATTGTGGCCGATTATCAGGGCAAAGACCGCATCGGACTGCTCTATCGTGTCAGCCGCACGCTCTCCAAGGAAGGTTTGAATATCGATTCGGTGCGCATTGCGACCAACAATGGAATTGCCACAGGTACTCTGTTGCTGAGTGACGAGAATCGAAAGCGCAAGATTGATGCTGAGCGATTGGAAGCCATTCGCGAACGCCTCATTGCAATTCTGAGTTCGGAGAACTGGCTCGCCGCCTGA
- a CDS encoding DUF4870 domain-containing protein, which translates to MESNIPTPPETQSQSGTVSASENETLFACITHLMPLAGFILPALGTLLGPILWWALMKDKSPSVRDHGPEVINFAISFSIYSLACIPLVFLLIGIPLLLVITVAVIVLAIIGAVKAANGEMFRYPLILRFLKPSESQT; encoded by the coding sequence ATGGAATCCAACATACCTACTCCACCCGAAACCCAATCTCAATCCGGGACCGTATCTGCGTCGGAAAACGAAACCCTGTTCGCCTGCATCACACACCTGATGCCGCTTGCGGGCTTTATCCTGCCCGCACTGGGAACCCTGCTGGGACCCATCCTCTGGTGGGCGCTGATGAAGGACAAATCTCCCTCCGTGCGCGACCACGGTCCGGAAGTCATCAACTTTGCGATCAGCTTCAGCATCTACTCACTGGCTTGCATTCCACTTGTATTTCTGCTCATCGGTATTCCGCTGTTGCTGGTGATCACGGTGGCCGTGATTGTCCTGGCAATCATCGGTGCCGTCAAGGCGGCCAACGGTGAAATGTTTCGCTACCCGCTCATTCTGCGATTTCTCAAACCATCGGAAAGCCAGACATAA
- a CDS encoding GAF domain-containing protein: MSSNVQDIRFLQLLYHIGESIHTSEDPQAVMQSVLVEVVRYFEVGYGTISLFNPGTHRLDIEAFVGLPDNCREWTLPMGVGLTGWVALHNRSLLSDDVTSDSRYVRIVDGLRSVMAVPLRYESTTLGVLSLESRKTHRFSPENLEELEVVADALVRVLHRIWRVVNLKTKSKQLESVVKMVGKVSNRFELDGILADLTSEARRIINCEMCSLFLLRSPDLLELEVLIDREGRREHIETVSLQETSMGAAVTHCKIVEVSNLAQTEEHHFIGLDARDRIVGMLCTPLVYEEQVIGVLNAYTSVPYRFSNTEKQVFGALADIGAFAIENSKLYTRIMDSENLLRQSERLTTLGTLASEIAHEIRNPLTVIRLLVESLSLDIPESDPRNRDIKVVTDNIDNLGEIVGRVLDFGKSQSQIFGRWNTHDIVNDCIRLVRFKLRRSQIKVTFLESDNAVVNCNKGQIQQVFLNLFINAEEAMPNGGEICIRSHRSPDGHQIFFDVCDTGTGIPEPIREVVFESFLTGKSNGTGLGLAIVKRILRDHRGNIEILESSERGTTFRFWLPVHAD, from the coding sequence ATGAGCTCGAACGTTCAGGATATTCGATTTCTCCAGTTGCTCTACCACATTGGAGAGAGCATCCACACCAGTGAAGACCCGCAAGCAGTGATGCAATCCGTGCTTGTGGAGGTTGTGCGTTATTTTGAGGTAGGGTATGGCACGATCAGCCTGTTCAATCCGGGCACCCACCGGTTGGACATTGAGGCATTTGTGGGACTTCCCGATAACTGCAGGGAATGGACCCTGCCGATGGGGGTTGGACTTACTGGCTGGGTCGCCCTGCACAACCGCAGCCTGCTCTCCGACGATGTGACAAGTGATTCCCGCTATGTGCGCATCGTGGACGGACTGCGATCCGTGATGGCCGTCCCCCTGCGGTATGAATCGACGACTTTGGGAGTGCTCTCGCTGGAGAGCCGAAAAACACACCGTTTCTCCCCGGAAAATCTGGAGGAACTCGAAGTGGTTGCCGATGCTTTGGTTCGGGTGCTCCATCGGATTTGGAGAGTCGTCAACCTGAAGACAAAATCAAAGCAACTGGAGTCCGTGGTGAAAATGGTCGGCAAGGTGTCGAACCGATTCGAACTGGACGGTATTTTGGCGGACCTGACCTCAGAGGCCCGACGCATCATCAACTGCGAGATGTGTTCGCTGTTCCTGCTGCGTTCTCCGGATCTGCTGGAGTTGGAAGTGCTCATTGACCGGGAAGGTCGACGTGAGCATATCGAGACGGTCTCCCTCCAGGAGACCTCAATGGGGGCTGCGGTGACCCATTGCAAGATTGTGGAGGTTTCGAATCTTGCCCAGACTGAGGAACACCATTTCATCGGACTGGATGCTCGGGATCGCATCGTCGGCATGCTGTGTACTCCACTGGTCTACGAAGAACAGGTGATCGGGGTTCTCAATGCATACACCTCCGTGCCGTATCGGTTTTCAAACACGGAAAAACAGGTATTCGGGGCACTGGCAGACATTGGTGCGTTTGCGATTGAAAACTCGAAACTCTACACCCGCATCATGGACAGTGAGAATCTGTTACGCCAGAGCGAGCGACTCACCACGCTCGGTACGCTTGCGTCGGAGATTGCCCACGAGATCCGCAATCCTCTGACCGTCATCCGCCTGCTGGTCGAAAGCCTCAGCCTCGACATTCCCGAATCCGATCCCAGAAACCGGGACATCAAAGTGGTGACAGACAACATCGACAATCTGGGGGAGATCGTAGGGCGAGTGCTTGATTTTGGAAAGAGCCAGAGTCAGATCTTTGGACGTTGGAACACCCACGACATTGTCAATGACTGCATCCGGCTGGTGCGATTCAAACTGCGCCGGAGCCAGATCAAGGTGACTTTTCTCGAGAGCGACAATGCGGTGGTCAACTGCAACAAGGGGCAAATCCAGCAGGTCTTTCTCAACCTCTTCATCAATGCGGAGGAAGCGATGCCGAACGGAGGGGAAATCTGCATACGCTCCCATCGATCCCCTGACGGGCATCAGATCTTTTTTGACGTTTGTGATACCGGAACCGGCATTCCGGAACCCATTCGGGAGGTTGTGTTTGAGTCCTTTCTCACCGGAAAATCCAATGGAACTGGACTTGGGCTGGCCATCGTCAAACGCATCCTGAGGGATCATCGTGGCAACATCGAAATCCTCGAGAGTTCGGAGCGCGGCACGACCTTTCGGTTTTGGTTGCCCGTTCATGCGGATTGA
- a CDS encoding glutamate-5-semialdehyde dehydrogenase → MSQEVSNELANQVVAMAKAARAASYPIAALPRDRKDAVLHRIAELLNERRSEIREANQKDIDAGQAQGLSTAMLDRLRLNDARIDQMMEGLRQVAALPDPVGEEIERLQPPQGLDIRKVRVPIGVIGIIYESRPNVTIDCAALCLKSGNACILRGGKEAFHSNQVLAALIRDALLDLNLPADAVALIPTTDRAAMQVLLKQDAFIHCIIPRGGHALIRFVVENSSIPVIKHYTGVCSLYVDQKANLDQSVQIAENAKCQRPGVCNAIENLILHREVLESHGLAIAKRLVERGVELRVDAPLQSLLQSAGLPCKPVCEADYAEEYLDLILSVKVVDSVEQAIHFINTYGSGHSDAIVTEDAKVAEQFLNGVDGATVYWNASTRFTDGFEFGFGAEIGISTDRLHARGPMGLRELCTYKFLIFGKGEIR, encoded by the coding sequence ATGTCTCAAGAAGTTTCGAACGAATTGGCCAATCAGGTTGTGGCGATGGCAAAGGCTGCGAGGGCAGCATCCTATCCCATTGCCGCGCTGCCTCGTGATCGAAAGGATGCCGTTCTGCATCGCATTGCAGAGCTGTTGAATGAGCGCCGCAGTGAAATTCGCGAAGCAAATCAAAAGGATATTGATGCGGGTCAGGCGCAGGGACTTTCCACAGCGATGCTCGACCGTCTGCGGTTAAACGATGCCCGGATCGATCAGATGATGGAGGGATTGCGCCAGGTGGCCGCATTGCCGGATCCGGTAGGAGAAGAGATCGAACGCCTTCAACCACCGCAGGGGCTGGACATTCGTAAAGTGCGGGTACCGATCGGAGTCATTGGCATCATTTACGAATCCCGTCCAAACGTGACGATTGACTGTGCCGCACTCTGCCTCAAGTCAGGCAATGCCTGCATCCTGCGAGGTGGAAAGGAAGCCTTCCATTCCAATCAAGTATTGGCAGCCCTGATTCGCGATGCACTGCTCGACCTGAACCTGCCCGCAGACGCCGTTGCTCTGATCCCCACGACGGACCGTGCAGCCATGCAGGTATTGCTCAAGCAGGATGCCTTCATTCACTGCATTATTCCGCGTGGTGGACATGCCCTGATTCGCTTTGTGGTGGAGAATTCGTCGATTCCGGTGATCAAGCACTATACGGGTGTCTGTTCGCTCTACGTGGACCAAAAAGCAAATCTGGACCAATCGGTTCAGATTGCGGAAAATGCGAAGTGTCAACGCCCGGGAGTCTGCAATGCGATTGAAAACCTGATCCTGCACCGGGAGGTTCTCGAATCACACGGGCTGGCCATCGCAAAACGTCTGGTAGAGCGTGGTGTGGAACTCCGTGTCGACGCCCCCCTGCAATCGTTGCTGCAATCGGCGGGACTGCCCTGCAAACCAGTCTGTGAAGCAGATTATGCCGAGGAGTATCTCGATCTGATTCTGTCGGTCAAGGTCGTGGACTCTGTCGAGCAGGCAATCCACTTCATCAACACCTATGGATCGGGACACAGTGACGCCATTGTGACGGAAGATGCGAAGGTAGCTGAGCAATTCCTCAATGGGGTGGACGGAGCGACAGTCTACTGGAATGCCAGTACGCGCTTTACCGATGGGTTTGAGTTTGGATTTGGAGCCGAAATTGGCATTTCGACGGACCGGTTGCACGCTCGAGGACCGATGGGACTGCGGGAACTCTGCACCTACAAGTTCTTGATTTTTGGAAAAGGAGAAATTCGTTAA